A genomic stretch from Dehalococcoidia bacterium includes:
- a CDS encoding urate hydroxylase PuuD gives MELTGTAIYLDLMRVGHIFSGILWIGILYFYNFIQAVALPRMEASARPQYQTTILPFSLNIFRWASLATLAFGIALILGFAYEQGSAYWDSYQFRNIAIGGVLGIIMAFNVWFIIWPNQQKIIAAVKDTMDNGTAAPADQPKWARTALLASRTNTMLSFPMLFFMVAARHLQGLWA, from the coding sequence GTGGAATTAACTGGAACAGCAATATACCTTGACCTCATGCGGGTTGGACACATTTTTAGCGGAATTTTATGGATCGGAATACTGTATTTCTATAACTTTATACAGGCCGTTGCATTACCGCGTATGGAAGCGTCAGCGCGACCGCAGTATCAAACAACAATACTCCCGTTTTCGTTAAACATATTCAGGTGGGCATCGTTAGCCACATTGGCCTTCGGAATTGCTTTGATCCTTGGGTTCGCTTATGAGCAAGGTAGCGCTTATTGGGACTCATATCAATTCCGTAACATCGCTATTGGTGGAGTGCTCGGAATAATTATGGCGTTTAATGTATGGTTCATTATTTGGCCTAACCAGCAGAAAATAATTGCTGCTGTCAAAGACACTATGGATAATGGTACTGCGGCACCTGCCGACCAGCCAAAATGGGCACGCACAGCACTGCTCGCTTCACGTACTAATACTATGCTTTCATTCCCGATGCTCTTCTTCATGGTGGCCGCTCGTCACCTACAAGGTCTTTGGGCGTAA
- a CDS encoding DinB family protein — MSLGEVLKDALDRNERYMIPAVEGLSRDQLMLRPAPESNPIGWLMWHLSRVQDYAVSTLSSEETEWVKGEWYKHFNMAPDPGYRGNGDSNEQVDAFSAPSAQILIDYYKAVRQNTDKFLNSLNESELDRMVPPVRGTDLVPLRERLPGIMVESIHHGGQVSYARGALLGRGWLDA; from the coding sequence ATGTCATTAGGCGAAGTTCTCAAAGATGCTCTGGACAGAAATGAGAGATATATGATCCCTGCTGTTGAAGGTTTGTCGAGAGACCAATTAATGCTGAGGCCTGCTCCGGAATCTAATCCGATTGGCTGGCTCATGTGGCATCTATCCCGGGTCCAAGATTATGCCGTATCGACGCTTTCATCTGAAGAGACTGAGTGGGTTAAGGGCGAATGGTATAAGCACTTCAATATGGCTCCGGATCCTGGCTATCGTGGTAACGGAGACTCTAATGAACAAGTGGACGCGTTTTCTGCACCCAGTGCTCAAATTCTTATTGATTATTACAAGGCTGTACGCCAGAACACAGACAAGTTCCTCAATTCATTGAATGAATCTGAACTAGATCGAATGGTACCTCCCGTCAGAGGTACGGATCTGGTTCCTTTGAGAGAACGCCTTCCCGGAATAATGGTGGAATCTATTCATCATGGTGGGCAGGTTTCTTATGCTAGAGGTGCCTTGCTTGGAAGAGGATGGCTCGACGCCTAA
- the rplL gene encoding 50S ribosomal protein L7/L12: MATKEELLESIKSLSVLELAELVKALEEEFGVSAAAPVAVAAAPAAGGDAAAAGDGAEESDEVTVTLQEIGANKINVIKVVRELTNLGLREAKELVESAPAAIRENISKDDAADTVKKLEEAGATASVA, translated from the coding sequence ATGGCAACGAAAGAGGAATTGTTAGAGTCTATAAAATCACTATCTGTTCTTGAGCTTGCAGAGCTGGTTAAGGCTTTGGAAGAGGAATTTGGCGTTAGCGCGGCTGCTCCCGTAGCTGTTGCGGCTGCACCTGCTGCTGGTGGGGATGCTGCCGCCGCAGGCGATGGTGCTGAAGAATCTGACGAAGTTACTGTGACACTTCAAGAGATTGGCGCAAATAAGATTAACGTTATCAAGGTTGTAAGAGAACTTACCAACTTGGGATTGCGTGAGGCTAAAGAATTAGTAGAATCTGCACCTGCTGCTATTCGAGAGAATATCAGCAAGGACGATGCTGCGGACACTGTTAAAAAACTTGAAGAAGCCGGTGCAACCGCATCCGTAGCGTAG
- a CDS encoding nitroreductase family protein — translation MPDLFETIYAQRAIRKFKPTKIPKSLIESIIDSAIRAPSGSNKQPWSFVVVTEQDKKDKIANWYHDGWIAVYESDPSRPRNAVYRSAQYLANHLAEVPALIFPCISEANGRTPSFSSGASIYPAVQNLMLAATALGLGSVITTFHRRHENEVKKLLGIPNEYTTSCMVPVGWPADGEHFGGSKRRPVSEILHYETW, via the coding sequence ATGCCTGATTTGTTTGAAACCATTTACGCTCAAAGAGCAATACGAAAATTTAAACCTACAAAAATACCAAAGTCTTTAATCGAGAGTATTATTGATTCTGCCATCCGAGCTCCTTCTGGTAGCAACAAACAACCTTGGTCTTTCGTTGTAGTAACCGAGCAAGATAAAAAAGATAAAATCGCAAATTGGTATCATGATGGATGGATTGCAGTTTACGAATCCGATCCTTCAAGGCCCCGCAATGCCGTGTATAGATCTGCCCAATACTTGGCTAACCATCTGGCTGAGGTCCCAGCTCTTATCTTTCCATGCATCAGTGAAGCCAATGGGCGAACTCCTAGTTTTTCTAGCGGGGCATCGATTTACCCCGCAGTTCAAAATTTAATGCTAGCAGCCACTGCATTGGGTCTTGGATCCGTTATCACGACGTTCCATCGTCGCCATGAAAACGAGGTTAAAAAACTTCTAGGTATACCAAATGAATACACAACCTCATGCATGGTGCCGGTAGGATGGCCTGCCGATGGGGAGCATTTTGGGGGATCTAAACGTCGACCAGTAAGTGAAATTCTGCATTATGAAACTTGGTAG
- the secE gene encoding preprotein translocase subunit SecE: MTQAKGRNPLRSVLDGGQARKRSRFAIVGEVYSELTKVTWPSREDATRLSILVIGVSAAIGLILAAWDLGFSELVERLFL; the protein is encoded by the coding sequence TTGACTCAAGCTAAAGGACGAAATCCGCTTCGTTCAGTTTTGGACGGAGGGCAAGCTAGGAAGCGTTCAAGATTCGCTATTGTGGGTGAGGTATATAGCGAGCTCACAAAAGTAACTTGGCCTTCACGGGAGGATGCAACGCGTCTTTCGATTTTAGTTATAGGGGTTTCTGCTGCGATTGGCTTGATTCTTGCAGCGTGGGACTTAGGATTTAGCGAACTAGTGGAACGTCTTTTCTTGTAG
- a CDS encoding cupin domain-containing protein: MVSISERYEPWTLTPYEKWVSDEGLAVHTQQLVPDINTIEVANWERTGTKAALLDLTGEPLDGALVNNQGTIRFVCDIPPGGSFKLERHMYEEIFFVVKGRGATAVWYEGTPKHTFEWQTGSVFSIPLNSWHEIYNASGDETARLYGATNAPTAFNLYGSPEFIFDCPMTFPDRFDPNDELYFSGKSTKLEDRFMETNFIPNVYNVNLDRWTARGPGANMMINMANGHFICHLSEFPAGTYKKAHTSEANRKKAGLVSDVAYLFLSGDGYDLQWPEGVYPSPGTEWEQLSYKAGTLMSPGPGYHQHFNCSAEPIRYLVLRYGNPRFAGYVGTRYKETGGPQIQFKEEDPAIRLHFEKELASRGAVSHMENYGDEP, translated from the coding sequence ATGGTTTCTATCTCAGAACGTTATGAACCATGGACACTGACTCCTTATGAAAAATGGGTATCCGATGAAGGGCTGGCAGTACATACCCAGCAATTAGTTCCTGATATTAATACTATTGAAGTTGCTAATTGGGAGCGGACAGGTACAAAGGCAGCGTTATTAGATTTGACTGGAGAACCATTAGATGGAGCTTTAGTTAATAATCAAGGAACAATACGCTTTGTCTGCGATATACCTCCAGGTGGGTCGTTTAAATTAGAAAGACATATGTATGAGGAGATTTTTTTTGTTGTCAAAGGTCGTGGCGCAACTGCTGTATGGTATGAAGGCACGCCTAAGCATACTTTTGAATGGCAAACTGGCAGTGTTTTTTCGATCCCATTAAATTCATGGCATGAAATTTATAATGCGAGCGGTGATGAAACTGCAAGGCTTTATGGGGCGACTAACGCGCCTACCGCATTCAATCTATATGGCAGCCCTGAATTTATTTTTGATTGCCCAATGACATTTCCAGATCGATTCGATCCAAATGATGAACTCTATTTCAGTGGAAAATCTACGAAATTAGAAGATCGATTTATGGAAACGAATTTCATTCCTAATGTGTATAACGTCAATCTTGATCGATGGACTGCACGGGGCCCAGGAGCAAATATGATGATAAATATGGCAAACGGCCATTTCATTTGCCATTTATCAGAATTCCCCGCTGGTACCTATAAAAAAGCGCATACAAGTGAAGCGAATCGCAAAAAAGCAGGTTTAGTTTCAGATGTAGCCTACCTTTTTCTAAGCGGAGATGGTTATGACTTGCAGTGGCCTGAAGGTGTTTATCCTTCACCAGGAACGGAGTGGGAACAATTGAGTTACAAAGCAGGTACTCTTATGTCTCCTGGGCCAGGGTACCATCAGCATTTCAACTGTAGTGCTGAACCCATTCGGTATCTAGTTTTGAGATACGGAAACCCCAGGTTTGCGGGCTACGTTGGAACAAGATATAAAGAAACAGGTGGTCCCCAAATCCAATTTAAAGAAGAAGATCCTGCGATACGGCTGCATTTTGAAAAAGAGCTCGCTAGCAGAGGAGCGGTCTCACATATGGAAAATTATGGTGACGAACCATAA
- the rplA gene encoding 50S ribosomal protein L1, protein MAAQSKRYTNASEHIDKEKAYDVSEAIELIKKTSTTKFDETVEIHIRTSADPRHADQQLRGIATLPHGLGKSVRVAVFVTGEAARAATEAGAEIVGADDLIEKVDGGFLDFDVAIATPDMMGKIGKLGRVLGRKGLMPNPRTNTVVQPHDIAGAVEEAKKGRVELRMDRTAIIHSPVGKASFDNDKLRDNVASVVDTINQLKPTAIKGQFVKTVFLTTTMGPSVQLDLGSTMAMKIE, encoded by the coding sequence ATGGCTGCTCAAAGTAAGAGATATACGAATGCTTCTGAACATATAGATAAAGAAAAGGCGTATGACGTTTCTGAAGCTATTGAATTAATAAAAAAAACTTCTACTACTAAGTTTGATGAAACTGTAGAAATTCATATTCGAACTAGTGCTGACCCGCGACACGCGGATCAGCAACTCCGTGGTATTGCTACGCTACCCCATGGTTTGGGTAAATCAGTACGTGTAGCAGTGTTTGTTACTGGCGAGGCAGCTAGAGCAGCAACTGAGGCTGGTGCTGAAATTGTTGGAGCTGATGATTTAATCGAGAAAGTAGATGGGGGGTTTCTTGATTTCGATGTTGCCATTGCGACTCCAGACATGATGGGGAAGATTGGTAAATTGGGCAGGGTGCTTGGCAGGAAAGGATTGATGCCGAATCCTCGTACTAACACGGTGGTCCAACCGCACGATATTGCAGGCGCAGTTGAAGAGGCAAAGAAAGGCCGAGTGGAACTGCGAATGGACCGTACTGCAATTATCCATTCCCCTGTAGGTAAAGCTAGTTTTGATAATGATAAATTAAGAGATAACGTGGCTTCAGTAGTCGATACTATCAATCAGCTTAAGCCTACTGCAATAAAAGGCCAGTTTGTGAAAACAGTATTCCTTACTACGACAATGGGTCCAAGTGTGCAATTAGATTTGGGCTCGACTATGGCAATGAAAATAGAGTAA
- the rpmG gene encoding 50S ribosomal protein L33, which yields MAKKRGDVRQLIELACTECRERTYHSEKNRRNDPNRLELNKFCPRCRSHQLHREVR from the coding sequence GTGGCTAAGAAAAGAGGAGATGTTCGCCAATTAATTGAATTAGCTTGCACGGAGTGCAGGGAGCGAACTTATCACAGTGAAAAAAATCGAAGGAACGACCCTAATAGGCTTGAGCTGAACAAATTCTGCCCTCGTTGCAGATCCCACCAGCTTCATAGGGAGGTTAGGTAA
- the nusG gene encoding transcription termination/antitermination protein NusG: MTEQLITTESDTHWYIIHTYSGQEDRVKRNLELRIESMDVKDKIFQVVVPTEEEIEIKEGQRKSVQRKIFPGYILVQMEMDDQSWYVVRNTPGVTGFVSSEDEKERRPKPVPLGQQEVDGILNRMEAPSPRVKVGLTVGQMVRITSGPFAEFMGAVDSVDEDKGKLRVLVSFFGRETPVELDFLQVERA; the protein is encoded by the coding sequence ATGACAGAGCAATTAATTACTACAGAATCTGATACTCATTGGTACATTATTCACACATATTCTGGACAAGAAGATCGTGTGAAGCGCAATTTGGAACTTCGAATTGAATCTATGGATGTCAAAGATAAAATTTTCCAAGTTGTAGTACCTACTGAGGAGGAAATAGAGATTAAAGAGGGCCAGCGAAAATCTGTCCAGAGGAAGATTTTCCCCGGCTATATATTAGTTCAAATGGAGATGGACGACCAAAGTTGGTATGTTGTGCGCAACACGCCTGGTGTCACAGGTTTTGTCTCTTCTGAGGATGAAAAAGAACGCCGGCCGAAGCCTGTACCATTAGGTCAACAAGAAGTCGACGGAATTCTGAATAGGATGGAAGCACCTTCACCAAGAGTCAAAGTAGGTTTAACTGTTGGCCAAATGGTACGAATAACTAGCGGTCCCTTTGCAGAATTTATGGGCGCGGTGGATTCAGTCGATGAAGATAAAGGTAAATTGAGAGTTTTGGTTTCCTTCTTTGGACGAGAAACTCCTGTAGAATTAGATTTCTTACAAGTAGAGAGGGCATAG
- the rplK gene encoding 50S ribosomal protein L11, producing MAKRVRAILKLQLPAGGATPAPPVGPALGQHGINIMQFVKEYNARTANQAGTIIPAEITVFEDTSFTFVTKTPPASELIRKATNLPKGSERARHEQVGVISRASLREIAESKQKDLNAADVDAAIKIIEGTARSMGVGVEGE from the coding sequence GTGGCAAAGAGAGTTAGAGCAATATTAAAACTACAGTTGCCTGCGGGCGGGGCTACTCCTGCTCCTCCGGTAGGCCCTGCATTGGGCCAGCACGGAATAAACATAATGCAGTTCGTGAAAGAATATAATGCTCGAACTGCAAATCAGGCTGGCACTATAATTCCAGCTGAAATTACAGTGTTTGAGGATACTTCGTTTACTTTTGTAACAAAGACTCCTCCAGCATCTGAACTAATTCGAAAAGCAACCAATCTTCCTAAAGGTTCCGAACGTGCAAGGCACGAACAAGTTGGAGTTATTTCACGTGCGTCTTTACGTGAAATTGCAGAATCTAAACAAAAAGATTTGAATGCAGCAGACGTTGATGCAGCTATCAAAATAATCGAAGGTACCGCTCGCAGTATGGGAGTGGGGGTTGAAGGAGAGTAA
- a CDS encoding EF-Tu/IF-2/RF-3 family GTPase: protein TTVTGVEMFHKLLDEAEPGDAVGTLLRGVERDDIERGQVLAKPGSIKPVTEAEAEVYVLAKDEGGRHTPFFSGYKPQFYIRTSDVTGEIALPNGVEMVMPGDNTQMHIKLINPMAMEPGLRFAIREGGRTVGAGVITSVS, encoded by the coding sequence AAACAACTGTCACTGGAGTAGAAATGTTCCACAAGTTGCTCGATGAGGCTGAACCTGGTGATGCAGTAGGAACTCTTCTCCGTGGTGTAGAACGTGATGATATCGAGCGAGGCCAAGTTCTTGCAAAACCTGGTTCAATTAAACCAGTGACTGAGGCAGAAGCTGAAGTGTATGTATTGGCCAAAGATGAAGGTGGACGTCATACTCCGTTCTTCAGTGGGTACAAGCCACAGTTTTATATTCGGACAAGTGATGTTACTGGTGAAATTGCCTTGCCTAATGGCGTAGAGATGGTTATGCCTGGAGACAACACGCAAATGCACATAAAGCTAATAAACCCAATGGCGATGGAGCCAGGTTTAAGATTTGCTATTCGCGAAGGTGGAAGGACTGTTGGCGCCGGAGTAATTACCAGCGTCTCCTAG
- the hemL gene encoding glutamate-1-semialdehyde 2,1-aminomutase, which translates to MNQTRSQELFNRSQKLMPGGVNSPVRSFNGVGGVPPFIAKGLGSKVWDVDGNEYLDFLGSWGPLILGHANPVIVDAIRSAALEGTSFGAPTEKELLLAELISTAIPSIEMLRLVSSGTEATMSAIRIARAYTNRNKLIKFNGNYHGHSDGLLVKAGSGAATHGVPTSAGVPASYASETLVAEFNDLNSVVELIDENINQIAAIIVEPIAGNMGVVKPRNGFLQGLRKLCDQNGILLIFDEVITGFRVSYGGAQNLYGVSPDLTCLGKIIGGGLPVGAYGGKREIMKMVSPLGPSYQAGTLSGNPLAVSAGIACLSKLSEPKTYEALEALGARAEEGLYKAAALANLPIQINRVGSMFTVFFANEKVCSWAGAAASDTSAYSKYFHHLLDSGIYVAPSQFECGFVSLAHTQNEIDTMAGIAKIAFSELTAN; encoded by the coding sequence ATGAATCAAACACGTTCGCAAGAATTATTTAATCGCTCCCAAAAATTGATGCCAGGAGGAGTGAATAGCCCTGTAAGGTCATTTAATGGTGTGGGAGGAGTACCCCCTTTCATCGCAAAAGGACTTGGATCAAAAGTTTGGGATGTTGACGGGAACGAATATTTAGATTTCCTTGGTTCTTGGGGACCCCTAATCCTTGGACATGCAAATCCAGTGATTGTAGATGCGATTAGATCAGCTGCTCTTGAAGGGACTAGCTTTGGAGCACCTACTGAGAAAGAACTTTTGCTAGCCGAATTAATTTCAACCGCTATTCCGTCTATAGAAATGCTGCGGCTAGTGAGCTCTGGAACTGAAGCCACTATGAGCGCAATTCGCATAGCTCGTGCATATACCAATCGAAACAAACTAATTAAATTTAATGGTAATTACCACGGCCATTCAGATGGCCTTCTAGTAAAAGCAGGATCGGGAGCAGCTACGCATGGCGTACCTACAAGTGCAGGTGTTCCAGCTAGTTACGCATCTGAAACACTAGTAGCAGAGTTCAACGATCTAAACTCTGTTGTGGAATTGATCGATGAAAATATTAATCAAATTGCAGCAATAATTGTCGAGCCTATCGCAGGAAACATGGGAGTGGTAAAGCCACGTAATGGGTTCCTCCAAGGGCTTCGGAAGCTATGTGACCAAAATGGTATATTGCTGATTTTTGATGAAGTAATTACTGGTTTTCGGGTCAGTTATGGAGGAGCACAAAATCTTTATGGAGTAAGTCCAGATCTGACTTGTCTAGGCAAAATAATTGGTGGGGGTTTACCCGTAGGAGCTTATGGTGGAAAGCGTGAAATCATGAAAATGGTCTCCCCTCTTGGTCCAAGTTATCAAGCCGGAACGCTTTCAGGGAATCCTCTTGCAGTTTCTGCGGGCATAGCTTGCCTTAGTAAATTAAGTGAACCAAAAACATATGAAGCGCTTGAAGCTTTAGGGGCGAGGGCTGAAGAAGGGTTATATAAAGCAGCGGCTCTAGCCAATCTGCCAATTCAAATCAATCGGGTAGGATCTATGTTTACTGTATTTTTTGCGAATGAAAAAGTATGTTCATGGGCCGGTGCTGCAGCCTCCGATACTTCCGCCTACTCCAAATATTTCCATCATCTTTTAGACAGCGGTATTTATGTTGCACCGTCACAATTTGAATGCGGGTTTGTATCACTAGCACATACACAAAATGAGATAGATACGATGGCCGGTATAGCAAAAATCGCATTCTCAGAATTAACAGCCAATTAG
- a CDS encoding M20 family metallopeptidase, with protein MDNIKKAAMDAIDRNRKKLEDLSLRIHSNPEIGYEEEKASNWLEDQLDQAGFVVEHGICDLPTAFKATKGSGPLHIIVCAEYDALPGIGHACGHNVIAATAAGAGIGAAEIADDIGLKVTVLGTPAEEVLRSGGKIHLLENGAFDDAHAAMMTHPAPWDVATWPIVAAAFMEVHYEGKSAHAAGFPEKGINAADAMTIAQTSIGLLRQQIRTTDRVHGMITNGGDAFNIIPAHASADYAVRARTLDELDEVYQKVLRCFEAGALATGSKLKIIGGDKPFAHLEHDLEIANLYQLNAEVLGRKFPESNLDSPATPVSTDMGNVSLMLPTIHPAIGIDCLPAVNHQPEFTAACATDSALQALYDGAVAMAWTMIDMASQPQIKDRLLHK; from the coding sequence ATGGATAATATAAAAAAGGCTGCGATGGACGCAATTGATCGTAATCGGAAGAAGCTAGAGGATCTGAGTTTGAGGATTCACTCGAACCCTGAAATTGGGTACGAGGAGGAAAAAGCTTCTAATTGGCTTGAAGATCAGCTGGATCAAGCAGGTTTTGTTGTGGAACATGGGATCTGCGATTTACCCACTGCTTTTAAAGCCACGAAAGGTTCAGGCCCGTTACATATTATTGTATGCGCAGAATATGATGCCCTCCCTGGGATAGGGCACGCGTGTGGACATAATGTGATTGCTGCCACAGCAGCAGGTGCGGGAATAGGAGCTGCTGAAATTGCAGATGATATCGGACTAAAAGTCACGGTATTGGGTACGCCAGCAGAGGAAGTTTTGAGATCTGGAGGCAAGATTCACTTGCTTGAAAATGGAGCCTTTGATGACGCACATGCAGCTATGATGACTCATCCGGCGCCTTGGGACGTGGCTACTTGGCCTATAGTGGCTGCTGCATTCATGGAAGTTCACTACGAAGGTAAATCTGCTCATGCTGCTGGGTTTCCCGAAAAAGGAATAAATGCGGCTGATGCAATGACAATTGCACAAACATCTATAGGGTTGTTACGCCAACAAATTCGTACTACGGACAGAGTTCATGGAATGATTACAAATGGAGGCGATGCCTTTAATATCATTCCTGCTCATGCGTCCGCTGACTATGCAGTGAGGGCTCGCACTTTGGATGAATTAGACGAGGTTTATCAAAAAGTTTTGCGTTGCTTTGAGGCAGGTGCATTGGCAACGGGTTCTAAGCTAAAGATAATTGGAGGAGATAAGCCATTTGCGCATTTAGAGCACGATTTAGAAATTGCCAATCTTTACCAGCTTAATGCAGAGGTTTTAGGTCGAAAATTTCCTGAATCAAATTTAGACAGCCCCGCAACACCAGTTTCTACTGACATGGGTAACGTTTCTTTGATGCTTCCCACTATTCATCCCGCCATTGGAATTGACTGCTTGCCTGCGGTCAATCATCAGCCCGAGTTTACTGCTGCATGCGCAACAGATTCTGCACTTCAAGCACTTTACGACGGTGCAGTTGCCATGGCATGGACCATGATTGATATGGCGTCACAGCCCCAAATAAAAGATAGATTGCTACATAAATAA
- the rplJ gene encoding 50S ribosomal protein L10 encodes MPTEAKVQAVSELVDKLSRASIAISTDFSGLTVNEITALRRHLREAGVEYKVVKNRIASIAAEQAGLDSFKEILEGASGIVLGYGEPVAAAKAVDEYIKESRAEMKIRKGILEGLLISESQVIALAALPGKDQLIAKLLGQMNAPISGLVNVLSGPTRALAIVLQRRAEQLSASN; translated from the coding sequence ATGCCGACAGAGGCTAAAGTACAAGCAGTATCGGAGCTGGTAGATAAGTTAAGTCGTGCTTCTATTGCTATCTCCACTGATTTTTCAGGACTAACAGTCAACGAGATAACGGCGTTACGTCGTCATCTACGTGAGGCTGGCGTCGAATACAAAGTGGTTAAAAATAGAATTGCTTCAATTGCTGCGGAACAAGCAGGACTGGATTCTTTTAAAGAAATCCTCGAAGGAGCTTCAGGTATTGTCTTAGGTTACGGAGAGCCTGTTGCGGCAGCCAAGGCTGTAGATGAATACATCAAAGAGAGTCGTGCGGAAATGAAGATACGCAAGGGTATCTTGGAGGGCTTGTTGATATCCGAATCACAAGTAATAGCATTGGCTGCTCTTCCTGGCAAAGACCAATTGATTGCCAAGCTTTTAGGTCAAATGAATGCACCTATTTCGGGCTTGGTGAATGTATTAAGCGGACCTACTCGAGCCTTAGCTATTGTTTTACAGCGCAGGGCAGAGCAGCTAAGTGCTAGTAATTAA
- a CDS encoding cupredoxin domain-containing protein, with product MRTFSMSLVTSVALFMIIGCSATETLPTPTVTKVTDGEVNIIMNNYNFVPERLAFSTNEKVKFVMNSTDSVHSFTIRELGINWIVSRNDEPTIEEYTFTKPGTYQLICIISGHASEGMVGEVIVE from the coding sequence ATGCGTACATTTTCAATGTCGTTGGTAACGAGCGTTGCTTTATTCATGATAATTGGCTGTAGCGCGACCGAAACTCTACCTACTCCAACCGTAACAAAAGTCACTGATGGAGAAGTTAATATCATCATGAATAATTATAATTTTGTACCTGAACGTCTTGCTTTTTCAACCAATGAAAAAGTTAAATTCGTGATGAACTCCACTGATTCCGTCCATTCATTTACGATCAGGGAGCTAGGAATAAATTGGATAGTTTCAAGAAATGATGAACCTACCATTGAAGAATACACATTTACTAAGCCCGGGACTTACCAATTGATTTGTATTATTAGTGGACACGCATCAGAAGGTATGGTCGGAGAAGTAATTGTAGAGTAG
- a CDS encoding DUF427 domain-containing protein: MIKLESDSSKPKVSIEYPDTTITIEFAGVVVASTSRAIKVTATGMHSEYYIPSQDIKMQFLYPMHYSIWSKDNGKVTFWTLRIRGREAEAAAWSYFNPSPACRVIKDYISFEPISVDKYSLSA, translated from the coding sequence ATGATTAAATTAGAATCAGATTCAAGTAAGCCCAAAGTATCTATTGAATACCCTGATACTACTATTACGATTGAATTCGCTGGGGTTGTAGTAGCTTCCACTAGCCGTGCGATAAAAGTGACAGCTACAGGTATGCATTCGGAATATTACATCCCTTCTCAGGACATAAAAATGCAATTCCTTTACCCAATGCATTATTCCATTTGGAGCAAAGATAATGGGAAGGTTACATTCTGGACACTGCGGATTAGAGGTCGAGAAGCAGAAGCTGCCGCATGGTCGTATTTTAATCCATCTCCAGCCTGCCGAGTGATAAAAGACTACATCTCGTTCGAGCCAATCAGTGTAGACAAATATAGCCTCAGCGCTTAA